The following coding sequences lie in one Crassostrea angulata isolate pt1a10 chromosome 10, ASM2561291v2, whole genome shotgun sequence genomic window:
- the LOC128165317 gene encoding uncharacterized protein LOC128165317 yields the protein MAYCGSASKWAKIGLVFQYIGLALFLSGFGTIGWMVTQTVQNNKDITVGLFKMIDCSSGSCATSDITSDYQNNGRDGTLGMMIVVLIVAVPITVMYSIYVATEAARSKCLALLVIISEFVAALLAVIGMIIYAVLLPTDFYTSYSLGLITLAAGLFATAGCLLIPDVRNNIYKTTKTRVTPPPPSPSLPPIESPPPRYREHTPEYYTPSPRPQKKRGYWEYKEYETPRPTERRTPRDVVRVHLRSTTPLSVGNFSTTSTPRRYGTPPAVQRYDYKAR from the exons ATGGCATATTGTGGGAGTGCATCTAAGTGGGCTAAGATCGGCCTAGTGTTTCAGTACATCGGACTGGCCCTGTTCCTGTCCGGATTCGGGACCATAGGATGGATGGTGACCCAGACAGTACAGAACAACAAGGACATCACAGTGGGACTGTTCAAAATGATCGACTGTTCCTCTGGAAGCTGTGCGACTTCTGACATAACCAGCGACTATCAAAACA ATGGGCGGGACGGTACCCTGGGAATGATGATCGTAGTACTCATAGTGGCGGTACCCATCACAGTGATGTACAGTATCTATGTAGCCACGGAGGCCGCCAGGTCAAAGTGTCTCGCCCTCCTCGTCATCATCTCTGAGTTTGTAGCAg CCTTGTTAGCTGTGATTGGGATGATTATCTACGCTGTTCTTCTTCCGACTGACTTTTATACCTCATACTCTCTGGGACTCATCACGCTGGCCGCGGGTCTCTTTGCAACAGCCGGGTGTCTACTCATACCAGACGTGCGCAACAACATTTACAAAACTACCAAAACGCGCGTGACTCCACCACCGCCGTCTCCCAGTCTGCCGCCGATTGAGAGTCCCCCTCCACGGTACAGGGAGCACACTCCAGAGTACTACACCCCGAGCCCCCGCCCACAGAAGAAGCGCGGCTACTGGGAGTACAAGGAGTACGAGACGCCCCGCCCCACGGAGCGCCGGACACCGAGGGACGTTGTGAGGGTGCATTTACGCTCCACCACTCCCCTTTCGGTGGGGAACTTTTCCACAACCTCTACACCTCGCCGCTACGGTACTCCCCCGGCGGTTCAGAGATACGATTATAAGGCCAGGTAA
- the LOC128167786 gene encoding uncharacterized protein LOC128167786 yields the protein MPKRRQPSSLKQLCISDIAWTFERIWWRDYFDNFGDMQCLHVLGPFDALPSGMVEEIMKVMETNGQLQGKYLQILFTDRLRHLHLKGTIITNQIVKLLAQRARKLETLHLKYANKISKNLLVNLVENLPAIKELNLTDTKCDDNMLQIISLNCPHLVTLSVMNCHGVTDRGVQSICSGQTRKLQNISLQDSGATEQSVIQLLRTLPELKEVEIDNNISGLVQVIEEDIVNGKMDSKYGIRKIHWDTSVPLSTHLSLIVDHCPFVTDVTCHGVISGDVLKKLSCIKTMKKLNLSYGHGYAGHHDLGEFVEFLQEVGIQITDLFLSDTMLMPVREIGVFCLNLKALTMICDGNLTRARAVQASEELFHPDSFKKLEIIKLFDNNVIRSEDTVTFLLCQAENVRILDVHKCMAFTSEGLDAAYQKHGFKQLESLKLDTCHNFDDIDILELMLETENKLSVMHLCSCFNITFVHSDELQLALQEGENWDIEYHWE from the exons CATCTGGAATGGTGGAAGAAATCATGAAGGTGATGGAGACAAATGGTCAACTACAAGGGAAATACTTGCAGATCCTCTTCACTGACAGACTTCGTCATTTGCATCTAAAGGGGACCATAATTACAAACCAAATAGTAAAACTTCTTGCTCAGAGGGCACGG AAATTAGAAACTTTGCATCTGAAGTATGCCAACAAAATTTCCAAGAACCTGTTGGTTAATTTAGTGGAGAATCTGCCAGCTATTAAAGAGCTCAACCTCACAGACACAAAGTGTGATGACAACATGCTCCAAATTATCA GTTTGAATTGTCCTCATTTGGTCACACTTTCTGTGATGAATTGTCATGGTGTAACAGACAGAGGTGTTCAGTCAATTTGCTCCGGACAAACCCGGAAATTGCAGAATATTTCCCTTCAAGATTCCGGTGCTACTGAACAATCAGTCATTCAGTTGCTAAGAACTTTACCTGAGCTGAAGGAAGTGGAGATAGACAATAATATAAGTGGACTTGTGCAGGTTATTGAGGAGGACATTGTGAATGGGAAGATGGACAGTAAATATGGCATCCGGAAAATCCACTGGGACACCTCCGTGCCTCTTTCCACACACCTTTCCCTCATTGTTGATCATTGTCCATTTGTTACAGATGTCACTTGCCATGGCGTCATTAGTGGagacgttttaaagaaattatcatGTATCAAGACCATGAAAAAATTGAACCTCTCTTATGGTCATGGATATGCTGGACATCATGATTTGGGGGAGTTTGTTGAATTCTTGCAGGAAGTAGGGATTCAGATCACAGATTTGTTCCTGTCTGACACAATGTTGATGCCAGTTAGGGAAATTGGGGTTTTCTGTTTGAATTTGAAGGCTCTGACCATGATATGCGACGGTAACCTTACTAGAGCAAGGGCTGTTCAGGCAAGTGAAGAACTCTTTCACCCTGACAGTTTTAAGAAATTAGAAATCATCAAACTATTTGACAATAATGTAATCAGGTCAGAAGATACCGTAACATTTTTGTTATGCCAAGCTGAAAACGTCAGGATCTTAGATGTACACAAATGCATGGCTTTCACATCAGAAGGCCTGGATGCTGCATATCAAAAACACGGATTTAAACAGCTAGAAAGCTTAAAGTTAGACACTTGTCACAATTTTGATGATATTGACATTTTGGAACTGATGCTagaaactgaaaataaattaagtGTTATGCACTTATGTTCATGTTTTAATATCACCTTTGTACACAGTGATGAACTCCAACTCGCCTTGCAGGAAGGTGAAAATTGGGATATTGAATATCATTGGGaataa